A window of the Lolium perenne isolate Kyuss_39 chromosome 7, Kyuss_2.0, whole genome shotgun sequence genome harbors these coding sequences:
- the LOC127312822 gene encoding uncharacterized protein yields the protein MKHLLLASPLPLLAHGSASKPVLLRTRHRRSHVPSAAPDGNSGETSTAASEPATDTQPKPPSNSSPSSVKNRLAARNQARRAPEMVYLPPVEVRMMRGKTKPKASEAAAPRREKQRKKKGWDEMSLPEKAVELYVGEKGALFWLNKFAYASIFIMAGAWILFRFVGPLTGLYQLDAPPLAPTDVLRGS from the coding sequence ATGAAGCACCTTCTCCTCGCCTCCCCGCTCCCTCTCCTCGCCCACGGCTCCGCCTCCAAGCCCGTCCTCCTCCGCACCCGCCACCGCCGCTCCCACGTCCCCAGCGCCGCGCCCGATGGCAACTCCGGCGAaacctccacggccgcgtccgaGCCCGCCACGGACACCCAGCCCAAGCCACCCTCCAACTCCAGCCCCAGCAGCGTCAAGAACCGTCTCGCCGCCAGGAACCAGGCCCGCCGCGCCCCGGAGATGGTGTACCTGCCGCCGGTGGAGGTGAGGATGATGAGGGGCAAGACGAAGCCGAAGGCCTCCGAGGCGGCGGCGCCGAGGAGGGAGAAGCAGCGCAAGAAGAAGGGGTGGGACGAGATGAGCCTGCCCGAGAAGGCCGTGGAGCTGTACGTCGGCGAGAAGGGCGCGCTCTTCTGGCTCAACAAGTTCGCCTACGCCTCCATCTTCATCATGGCCGGCGCCTGGATCCTCTTCCGCTTCGTCGGGCCCCTCACCGGGCTCTACCAGCTCGACGCACCGCCGCTGGCGCCCACCGACGTCTTGCGCGGCTCGTAG